In the genome of Ictalurus furcatus strain D&B chromosome 13, Billie_1.0, whole genome shotgun sequence, one region contains:
- the sgca gene encoding alpha-sarcoglycan isoform X3 produces MADRGNWVLTLSVCMVYLLVVQADIIKHAPVGQLFVHELNREVYQNEFEPFLKHYGRVYNDPMVFKCNKQQFPDLPRWLRFTQRHPYDNGFLYGTPLPQDLGKSIIEVFVTNKRSYETFKDRLVINVGPAEKLLPYQAEFFIGLREIEKALPFEVQEEIKQDIQLIWGTDRLDYVNITSALDRGGRVPLPLPGHYEGVYVKLGSDQPYSKCLQRLQTADHLRECEAGGKISGDCSVCSIPANCVTWCKSALIDLSRPVPPTPAPTVGSGILAWGGEFMPPDSPPERDFIPDYIVTIIVPFALAILLCLILAYVMCCRREGVQKRDAMTPVIQLYHHHTIQGNSSELRNMAGNRSSAPQPLSTMPMFNTRTGQRAPPEYPSDSVHIPLIMAQQEPNVDTLPRK; encoded by the exons ATGGCAGATAGAGGGAACTGGGTTTTAACACTCTCAG TGTGTATGGTCTATTTGCTGGTGGTCCAAGCAGACATCATAAAACATGCTCCTGTGGGCCAGCTGTTTGTCCATGAGCTAAACCGAGAAGTCTACCAGAATGAATTTGAGCCATTCCTCAAACACTATG GGCGTGTGTATAATGACCCCATGGTGTTCAAATGCAACAAGCAGCAGTTCCCAGACCTGCCACGCTGGCTGCGCTTCACACAGCGCCACCCGTATGACAATGGCTTCCTGTATGGCACACCGCTGCCCCAAGACCTGGGCAAGAGCATCATTGAG GTTTTTGTGACAAATAAACGAAGTTATGAGACTTTCAAAGACCGCCTTGTTATAAATGTTGGGCctgcag AAAAACTGTTGCCTTACCAGGCTGAATTCTTCATTGGGCTGAGGGAGATTGAGAAGGCCTTACCGTTTGAGGTTCAAGAGGAGATAAAGCAGGATATCCAGCTGATCTGGGGAACCGATCGACTCGACTATGTCAACATCACCTCTGCTCTGGACCGTGGTGGACGTGTCCCTCTGCCTCTGCCTGGACATTATGAGGG ggtgtaTGTGAAGTTGGGGTCAGATCAACCCTACTCCAAATGCCTGCAGAGGCTGCAGACAGCAGATCATCTGAGGGAGTGTGAGGCCGGAGGGAAGATCAGCGGAGATTGCAGTGTGTGCAGCATCCCTGCTAACTGTGTGACCTGGTGCAAGTCAGCTCTG ATTGATTTATCCAGGCCTGTGCCTCCTACTCCGGCACCAACCGTGGGTTCAGGTATTCTGGCATGGGGAGGAGAGTTTATGCCACCTGACTCTCCGCCTGAGAGAGACTTCATCCCTGACTACATAGTTACCATTATTGTGCCCTTCGCTCTCGCCATCCTCCTCTGCCTCATTCTAGCTTACGTTATGTGCTGCAGGAGAGAAGGAGT TCAGAAGCGTGATGCCATGACTCCCGT GATCCAGCTTTACCATCATCACACCATCCAAGGGAACAGCAGTGAGCTGCGGAACATGGCAGGCAACCGTAGTAGTGCACCACAGCCCCTGTCTACAATGCCTATGTTTAACACCCGAACTGGGCAGAGGGCACCTCCAGAATATCCCTCCGACAGCGTACACATCCCCCTCATCATGGCCCAGCA GGAGCCTAATGTTGATACGCTGCCCAG GAAATAA
- the sgca gene encoding alpha-sarcoglycan isoform X1 gives MLPSIQHSMLVYDSVSLFQMNKCQWNSISLSSVCMVYLLVVQADIIKHAPVGQLFVHELNREVYQNEFEPFLKHYGRVYNDPMVFKCNKQQFPDLPRWLRFTQRHPYDNGFLYGTPLPQDLGKSIIEVFVTNKRSYETFKDRLVINVGPAEKLLPYQAEFFIGLREIEKALPFEVQEEIKQDIQLIWGTDRLDYVNITSALDRGGRVPLPLPGHYEGVYVKLGSDQPYSKCLQRLQTADHLRECEAGGKISGDCSVCSIPANCVTWCKSALIDLSRPVPPTPAPTVGSGILAWGGEFMPPDSPPERDFIPDYIVTIIVPFALAILLCLILAYVMCCRREGVQKRDAMTPVIQLYHHHTIQGNSSELRNMAGNRSSAPQPLSTMPMFNTRTGQRAPPEYPSDSVHIPLIMAQQEPNVDTLPRK, from the exons ATGTTGCCTTCCATCCAACATTCCATGCTTGTATAcgattctgtctcactctttcaaatgaataaatgtcaatggAACAGCATATCTCTCTCCTCAGTGTGTATGGTCTATTTGCTGGTGGTCCAAGCAGACATCATAAAACATGCTCCTGTGGGCCAGCTGTTTGTCCATGAGCTAAACCGAGAAGTCTACCAGAATGAATTTGAGCCATTCCTCAAACACTATG GGCGTGTGTATAATGACCCCATGGTGTTCAAATGCAACAAGCAGCAGTTCCCAGACCTGCCACGCTGGCTGCGCTTCACACAGCGCCACCCGTATGACAATGGCTTCCTGTATGGCACACCGCTGCCCCAAGACCTGGGCAAGAGCATCATTGAG GTTTTTGTGACAAATAAACGAAGTTATGAGACTTTCAAAGACCGCCTTGTTATAAATGTTGGGCctgcag AAAAACTGTTGCCTTACCAGGCTGAATTCTTCATTGGGCTGAGGGAGATTGAGAAGGCCTTACCGTTTGAGGTTCAAGAGGAGATAAAGCAGGATATCCAGCTGATCTGGGGAACCGATCGACTCGACTATGTCAACATCACCTCTGCTCTGGACCGTGGTGGACGTGTCCCTCTGCCTCTGCCTGGACATTATGAGGG ggtgtaTGTGAAGTTGGGGTCAGATCAACCCTACTCCAAATGCCTGCAGAGGCTGCAGACAGCAGATCATCTGAGGGAGTGTGAGGCCGGAGGGAAGATCAGCGGAGATTGCAGTGTGTGCAGCATCCCTGCTAACTGTGTGACCTGGTGCAAGTCAGCTCTG ATTGATTTATCCAGGCCTGTGCCTCCTACTCCGGCACCAACCGTGGGTTCAGGTATTCTGGCATGGGGAGGAGAGTTTATGCCACCTGACTCTCCGCCTGAGAGAGACTTCATCCCTGACTACATAGTTACCATTATTGTGCCCTTCGCTCTCGCCATCCTCCTCTGCCTCATTCTAGCTTACGTTATGTGCTGCAGGAGAGAAGGAGT TCAGAAGCGTGATGCCATGACTCCCGT GATCCAGCTTTACCATCATCACACCATCCAAGGGAACAGCAGTGAGCTGCGGAACATGGCAGGCAACCGTAGTAGTGCACCACAGCCCCTGTCTACAATGCCTATGTTTAACACCCGAACTGGGCAGAGGGCACCTCCAGAATATCCCTCCGACAGCGTACACATCCCCCTCATCATGGCCCAGCA GGAGCCTAATGTTGATACGCTGCCCAG GAAATAA
- the sgca gene encoding alpha-sarcoglycan isoform X2, with product MLPSIQHSMLVYDSVSLFQMNKCQWNSISLSSVCMVYLLVVQADIIKHAPVGQLFVHELNREVYQNEFEPFLKHYGRVYNDPMVFKCNKQQFPDLPRWLRFTQRHPYDNGFLYGTPLPQDLGKSIIEVFVTNKRSYETFKDRLVINVGPAEKLLPYQAEFFIGLREIEKALPFEVQEEIKQDIQLIWGTDRLDYVNITSALDRGGRVPLPLPGHYEGVYVKLGSDQPYSKCLQRLQTADHLRECEAGGKISGDCSVCSIPANCVTWCKSALIDLSRPVPPTPAPTVGSGILAWGGEFMPPDSPPERDFIPDYIVTIIVPFALAILLCLILAYVMCCRREGVQKRDAMTPVIQLYHHHTIQGNSSELRNMAGNRSSAPQPLSTMPMFNTRTGQRAPPEYPSDSVHIPLIMAQQEPNVDTLPR from the exons ATGTTGCCTTCCATCCAACATTCCATGCTTGTATAcgattctgtctcactctttcaaatgaataaatgtcaatggAACAGCATATCTCTCTCCTCAGTGTGTATGGTCTATTTGCTGGTGGTCCAAGCAGACATCATAAAACATGCTCCTGTGGGCCAGCTGTTTGTCCATGAGCTAAACCGAGAAGTCTACCAGAATGAATTTGAGCCATTCCTCAAACACTATG GGCGTGTGTATAATGACCCCATGGTGTTCAAATGCAACAAGCAGCAGTTCCCAGACCTGCCACGCTGGCTGCGCTTCACACAGCGCCACCCGTATGACAATGGCTTCCTGTATGGCACACCGCTGCCCCAAGACCTGGGCAAGAGCATCATTGAG GTTTTTGTGACAAATAAACGAAGTTATGAGACTTTCAAAGACCGCCTTGTTATAAATGTTGGGCctgcag AAAAACTGTTGCCTTACCAGGCTGAATTCTTCATTGGGCTGAGGGAGATTGAGAAGGCCTTACCGTTTGAGGTTCAAGAGGAGATAAAGCAGGATATCCAGCTGATCTGGGGAACCGATCGACTCGACTATGTCAACATCACCTCTGCTCTGGACCGTGGTGGACGTGTCCCTCTGCCTCTGCCTGGACATTATGAGGG ggtgtaTGTGAAGTTGGGGTCAGATCAACCCTACTCCAAATGCCTGCAGAGGCTGCAGACAGCAGATCATCTGAGGGAGTGTGAGGCCGGAGGGAAGATCAGCGGAGATTGCAGTGTGTGCAGCATCCCTGCTAACTGTGTGACCTGGTGCAAGTCAGCTCTG ATTGATTTATCCAGGCCTGTGCCTCCTACTCCGGCACCAACCGTGGGTTCAGGTATTCTGGCATGGGGAGGAGAGTTTATGCCACCTGACTCTCCGCCTGAGAGAGACTTCATCCCTGACTACATAGTTACCATTATTGTGCCCTTCGCTCTCGCCATCCTCCTCTGCCTCATTCTAGCTTACGTTATGTGCTGCAGGAGAGAAGGAGT TCAGAAGCGTGATGCCATGACTCCCGT GATCCAGCTTTACCATCATCACACCATCCAAGGGAACAGCAGTGAGCTGCGGAACATGGCAGGCAACCGTAGTAGTGCACCACAGCCCCTGTCTACAATGCCTATGTTTAACACCCGAACTGGGCAGAGGGCACCTCCAGAATATCCCTCCGACAGCGTACACATCCCCCTCATCATGGCCCAGCA GGAGCCTAATGTTGATACGCTGCCCAGGTAA